The Euphorbia lathyris chromosome 2, ddEupLath1.1, whole genome shotgun sequence genome includes a window with the following:
- the LOC136219147 gene encoding uncharacterized protein, with translation MAISKICVVLAVFVVICSEISASRELGETTGMTDGYAYGDGYGKGKGDGDYGYKGHGYGDSYGKKKGSCYGDSYGKKGHGYGDSYGDSYGKKGHSYGDSYGNKGHGYGGYDHKGYGYGHDGKKN, from the exons ATGGCTATCTCAAAGATTTGTGTTGTGCTTGCTGTTTTTGTTGTTATCTGTTCGGAGATCTCAGCATCTCGTGAACTTGGTGAGACTACTGGTATGACAG ATGGATATGCATATGGAGATGGATATGGAAAGGGGAAAGGCGATGGCGATTATGGATATAAGGGGCATGGTTATGGAGATTCATATGGGAAGAAAAAAGGGTCATGTTATGGAGATTCATATGGGAAAAAAGGGCATGGTTATGGAGATTCATATGGAGATTCCTATGGGAAAAAAGGGCATAGCTATGGAGATTCATATGGCAACAAAGGGCATGGCTATGGAGGATATGACCACAAGGGGTATGGTTATGGGCATGATGGAAAGAAGAATTAG